A stretch of Eubalaena glacialis isolate mEubGla1 chromosome 10, mEubGla1.1.hap2.+ XY, whole genome shotgun sequence DNA encodes these proteins:
- the ROBO4 gene encoding roundabout homolog 4 isoform X2, translated as MAQDSPPQILVHPEDQLLQGPGPAKMSCQASGQPPPTIRWLLNGHPLSMVPPDIHHLLPDGTLLLLRPPPRGRAHDNQALSTDLGVYTCEASNRLGTAVSRGARLSVAVLREDFQVQPRDAVATVGEQVILQCGPPWGHPEPTVSWWKDGKPLALQPGRHSVSRGSLLMARAEKSDAGTYMCVATNSAGRRESRAARVSVQEPQDYEEPLELLAVRIQLENVTLLNPDPAKGTKPGPAVWLSWKVSGPAAPAQSYTALFRTQAAPGGQGAPWAEALLAGWHSAELEGLRWGQDYEFKVRPSSGRAQGPDSNVLLLRLPEQVPSAPPQEVTLKPGNGSVLVSWVPPPAEKHNGIIRGYQVWSLGNTSLPPANWTVVGEQTRLEIATRMPGSYCVQVAAVTGAGAGQPSSPVCLLLEQAVEQAAQEPSAHGPWTLEQLRAALRRPEVIASGGVVLWLLLLGTAVCIHRRRRAGVHLGPGLYRHTSEDAILKHRTDHSDSPWLADTWRSASGSRDLSSSSSLSSRLGVDPRDPLDGRRSLISWDPRSPGVPLLPDTSTFYGSLINELPSSPPARPSPQAPAARRLTPQLARASSPWPSSDSLCGRRGLSSPRLSLAPAEAWKAKKKQELHQANSSPLLRASHPVELWACELGNRGSKNLSQSPGAVPWALVAWRALGPQLLGSCSELVTHPRPAAPLSPRGPPTQSQQTQHSVEPQAPSCPPLPAAPVPASIPSSPQASSLSGPSPASSRLSSSSLSSLGDDQDSVLTPEEVALCLELSEGEETPRNSVSPMPRTPSPPITYGYISVPTASELADMGRPGGGVGSEVRGLLCPPRPCPTPTPSEGSLANGWGSASEDNAPSARASLVSSSDGSFLADAHFARALAVAADSFGFGLEPREADCVFTDALSPPSPRDDLFLNSALSLPPWEWRSDWLEDMEKNHTQWLGRGLPPWPPTSRISSQRSQLSCPAPKAGDAS; from the exons ATGGCTCAGGACTCCCCACCCCAGATCCTCGTCCACCCCGAGGACCAGCTGCTCCAGGGCCCTGGCCCGGCCAAGATGAGCTGCCAGGCCTCAGGCCAGCCGCCTCCCACCATCCGCTGGCTGCTGAATGGGCATCCCCTGAGCATGGTGCCCCCAGACATTCACCACCTCCTACCTGACGGAACCCTCCTGCTGCTGCGGCCCCCTCCCCGGGGACGTGCCCACGATAACCAGGCCCTGTCCACAGACCTGGGTGTCTACACGTGTGAGGCCAGCAACCGGCTGGGCACGGCAGTCAGCCGGGGCGCTCGGCTGTCTGTGGCTG TCCTTCGGGAAGATTTCCAGGTCCAGCCTCGGGATGCGGTGGCCACGGTGGGCGAGCAGGTGATTCTGCAGTGTGGGCCGCCCTGGGGCCACCCAGAGCCCACAGTCTCATGGTGGAAGGATGGGAAACCCCTGGCCCTGCAGCCAGGGCGGCACTCG GTGTCCAGAGGTTCCCTGCTGATGGCAAGAGCAGAGAAGAGTGACGCAGGGACCTATATGTGCGtggccaccaacagtgcaggacgACGGGAGAGCCGGGCAGCCAGGGTGTCTGTCCAAG AGCCCCAGGACTACGAGGAGCCCCTGGAGCTTCTGGCTGTGCGCATTCAGCTGGAAAACGTGACCCTGCTGAACCCAGACCCTGCGAAGGGCACCAAGCCTGGTCCTGCTGTGTGGCTCAGCTGGAAG GTGAGCGGCCCTGCTGCACCTGCTCAGTCCTACACGGCCCTGTTCAGGACCCAGGCTGCCCCCGGAGGCCAGGGAGCCCCGTGGGCAGAGGCCCTGCTGGCTGGCTGGCACAGCGCAGAGCTTGAGGGCCTCCGCTGGGGCCAAGACTACGAGTTCAAAGTGAGACCATCCTCCGGGCGGGCTCAAGGGCCCGACAGCAAtgtgctgctcctgaggctgcctgaACAAG tgcCCAGTGCCCCTCCCCAGGAGGTGACCCTAAAACCTGGCAACGGCAGTGTCCTCGTGAGCTGGGTCCCACCACCTGCTGAAAAGCACAATGGCATCATCCGTGGCTACCAG GTCTGGAGCTTGGGCAACACCTCGTTGCCCCCGGCCAACTGGACGGTGGTGGGCGAGCAGACCCGGCTGGAGATCGCCACCCGCATGCCAGGTTCCTACTGCGTACAAGTGGCCGCAGtcactggggctggggctgggcagcCGAGCAGCCCTGTCTGCCTCCTTTTAG AGCAGGCCGTGGAGCAAGCTGCCCAGGAACCCAGTGCGCACGGCCCGTGGACCCTGGAGCAGCTGAGGGCGGCCTTGAGGCGGCCAGAGGTCATTGCCAGCGGGGGTGTTGTgctctggctgctgctgctgggcaCCGCCGTGTGCATCCACCGCCGGCGCCGAGCTGGGGTGCACCTGGGCCCAG GTCTGTACAGACATACCAGTGAGGACGCCATCCTAAAACACAG GACGGACCACAGTGACTCCCCGTGGCTGGCAGACACTTGGCGCTCCGCCTCTGGCTCTCGGGacctcagcagcagcagcagtctcAGCAGCCGACTGGGAGTGGACCCCCGGGACCCACTAGACGGTCGTCGCTCCT TGATCTCCTGGGATCCCCGAAGCCCCGGTGTGCCCCTGCTTCCCGACACCAGCACCTTTTATGGCTCCCTCATCAATGAGCTGCCTTCCAGCCCCCCAGCCCGGCCAagtccccaggccccagctgccAGGCGGCTCACACCCCAGCTGGCCAGGGCCTCCAGTCCCTGGCCCAGTTCAGACAGCCTCTGCGGCCGCAGGGGCCTCTCTTCTCCGCGCTTGTCTCTGGCCCCTGCAGAGGCTTGGAAGGCCAAAAAAAAGCAGG AGCTGCACCAGGCCAACAGCTCCCCGCTGCTCCGGGCCAGCCACCCCGTGGAGCTCTGGGCCTGTGAGCTGGGCAACCGAGGCTCCAAGAACCTTTCCCAAAGCCCAG GAGCTGTGCCCTGGGCCCTGGTTGCCTGGCGGGCCCTGGGACCACAGCTCCTCGGCTCCTGCAGTGAGCTGGTGACTCACCCTCGCCCTGCAGCACCCCTCTCTCCTCGTGGACCCCCCACTCAGAGTCAACAGACCCA GCACTCGGTGGAGCCCCaagccccctcctgccccccactGCCAGCAGCCCCTGTCCCCGCCTCTATCCCCTCCAGTCCCCAGGCCTCTTCCCTCTCTGGCCCCAGCCCAGCATCCAGTCGCCTGTCCAGCTCGTCACTGTCGTCCCTGGGGGATGATCAGGACAGTGTGCTGACCCCTGAGGAGGTGGCGCTGTGCCTGGAGCTCAGTGAGGGTGAGGAGACCCCCAG GAACAGTGTCTCTCCAATGCCAAGGACTCCTTCACCCCCCATCACCTATGGCTACATCAGCGTCCCGACAGCCTCGGAGCTAGCGGACATGGGCAGgcctggaggaggggtggggtccGAGGTGAGGGGCTTGCTGTGCCCACCTCGGCCCTGCCCCACACCCACGCCCAGCGAGGGCTCCTTGGCCAACGGCTGGGGCTCAGCCTCTGAGGACAACGCCCCCAGCGCCAGAGCCAGCCTGGTCAGCTCCTCTGACGGCTCCTTCCTCGCCGACGCCCACTTCGCCCGGGCCCTGGCCGTGGCTGCGGACAGCTTTGGCTTTGGTCTGGAGCCCAGGGAGGCAGACTGCGTCTTCACAG
- the ROBO4 gene encoding roundabout homolog 4 isoform X1, translated as MGSGGVGLLGARQPLPLLFLLVTGGMAQDSPPQILVHPEDQLLQGPGPAKMSCQASGQPPPTIRWLLNGHPLSMVPPDIHHLLPDGTLLLLRPPPRGRAHDNQALSTDLGVYTCEASNRLGTAVSRGARLSVAVLREDFQVQPRDAVATVGEQVILQCGPPWGHPEPTVSWWKDGKPLALQPGRHSVSRGSLLMARAEKSDAGTYMCVATNSAGRRESRAARVSVQEPQDYEEPLELLAVRIQLENVTLLNPDPAKGTKPGPAVWLSWKVSGPAAPAQSYTALFRTQAAPGGQGAPWAEALLAGWHSAELEGLRWGQDYEFKVRPSSGRAQGPDSNVLLLRLPEQVPSAPPQEVTLKPGNGSVLVSWVPPPAEKHNGIIRGYQVWSLGNTSLPPANWTVVGEQTRLEIATRMPGSYCVQVAAVTGAGAGQPSSPVCLLLEQAVEQAAQEPSAHGPWTLEQLRAALRRPEVIASGGVVLWLLLLGTAVCIHRRRRAGVHLGPGLYRHTSEDAILKHRTDHSDSPWLADTWRSASGSRDLSSSSSLSSRLGVDPRDPLDGRRSLISWDPRSPGVPLLPDTSTFYGSLINELPSSPPARPSPQAPAARRLTPQLARASSPWPSSDSLCGRRGLSSPRLSLAPAEAWKAKKKQELHQANSSPLLRASHPVELWACELGNRGSKNLSQSPGAVPWALVAWRALGPQLLGSCSELVTHPRPAAPLSPRGPPTQSQQTQHSVEPQAPSCPPLPAAPVPASIPSSPQASSLSGPSPASSRLSSSSLSSLGDDQDSVLTPEEVALCLELSEGEETPRNSVSPMPRTPSPPITYGYISVPTASELADMGRPGGGVGSEVRGLLCPPRPCPTPTPSEGSLANGWGSASEDNAPSARASLVSSSDGSFLADAHFARALAVAADSFGFGLEPREADCVFTDALSPPSPRDDLFLNSALSLPPWEWRSDWLEDMEKNHTQWLGRGLPPWPPTSRISSQRSQLSCPAPKAGDAS; from the exons ATGGGCTCTGGAGGAGTAGGCCTCCTTGGGGCCCGGCAGCCCCTGCCTCTCCTGTTTCTGCTCGTCACGG GAGGCATGGCTCAGGACTCCCCACCCCAGATCCTCGTCCACCCCGAGGACCAGCTGCTCCAGGGCCCTGGCCCGGCCAAGATGAGCTGCCAGGCCTCAGGCCAGCCGCCTCCCACCATCCGCTGGCTGCTGAATGGGCATCCCCTGAGCATGGTGCCCCCAGACATTCACCACCTCCTACCTGACGGAACCCTCCTGCTGCTGCGGCCCCCTCCCCGGGGACGTGCCCACGATAACCAGGCCCTGTCCACAGACCTGGGTGTCTACACGTGTGAGGCCAGCAACCGGCTGGGCACGGCAGTCAGCCGGGGCGCTCGGCTGTCTGTGGCTG TCCTTCGGGAAGATTTCCAGGTCCAGCCTCGGGATGCGGTGGCCACGGTGGGCGAGCAGGTGATTCTGCAGTGTGGGCCGCCCTGGGGCCACCCAGAGCCCACAGTCTCATGGTGGAAGGATGGGAAACCCCTGGCCCTGCAGCCAGGGCGGCACTCG GTGTCCAGAGGTTCCCTGCTGATGGCAAGAGCAGAGAAGAGTGACGCAGGGACCTATATGTGCGtggccaccaacagtgcaggacgACGGGAGAGCCGGGCAGCCAGGGTGTCTGTCCAAG AGCCCCAGGACTACGAGGAGCCCCTGGAGCTTCTGGCTGTGCGCATTCAGCTGGAAAACGTGACCCTGCTGAACCCAGACCCTGCGAAGGGCACCAAGCCTGGTCCTGCTGTGTGGCTCAGCTGGAAG GTGAGCGGCCCTGCTGCACCTGCTCAGTCCTACACGGCCCTGTTCAGGACCCAGGCTGCCCCCGGAGGCCAGGGAGCCCCGTGGGCAGAGGCCCTGCTGGCTGGCTGGCACAGCGCAGAGCTTGAGGGCCTCCGCTGGGGCCAAGACTACGAGTTCAAAGTGAGACCATCCTCCGGGCGGGCTCAAGGGCCCGACAGCAAtgtgctgctcctgaggctgcctgaACAAG tgcCCAGTGCCCCTCCCCAGGAGGTGACCCTAAAACCTGGCAACGGCAGTGTCCTCGTGAGCTGGGTCCCACCACCTGCTGAAAAGCACAATGGCATCATCCGTGGCTACCAG GTCTGGAGCTTGGGCAACACCTCGTTGCCCCCGGCCAACTGGACGGTGGTGGGCGAGCAGACCCGGCTGGAGATCGCCACCCGCATGCCAGGTTCCTACTGCGTACAAGTGGCCGCAGtcactggggctggggctgggcagcCGAGCAGCCCTGTCTGCCTCCTTTTAG AGCAGGCCGTGGAGCAAGCTGCCCAGGAACCCAGTGCGCACGGCCCGTGGACCCTGGAGCAGCTGAGGGCGGCCTTGAGGCGGCCAGAGGTCATTGCCAGCGGGGGTGTTGTgctctggctgctgctgctgggcaCCGCCGTGTGCATCCACCGCCGGCGCCGAGCTGGGGTGCACCTGGGCCCAG GTCTGTACAGACATACCAGTGAGGACGCCATCCTAAAACACAG GACGGACCACAGTGACTCCCCGTGGCTGGCAGACACTTGGCGCTCCGCCTCTGGCTCTCGGGacctcagcagcagcagcagtctcAGCAGCCGACTGGGAGTGGACCCCCGGGACCCACTAGACGGTCGTCGCTCCT TGATCTCCTGGGATCCCCGAAGCCCCGGTGTGCCCCTGCTTCCCGACACCAGCACCTTTTATGGCTCCCTCATCAATGAGCTGCCTTCCAGCCCCCCAGCCCGGCCAagtccccaggccccagctgccAGGCGGCTCACACCCCAGCTGGCCAGGGCCTCCAGTCCCTGGCCCAGTTCAGACAGCCTCTGCGGCCGCAGGGGCCTCTCTTCTCCGCGCTTGTCTCTGGCCCCTGCAGAGGCTTGGAAGGCCAAAAAAAAGCAGG AGCTGCACCAGGCCAACAGCTCCCCGCTGCTCCGGGCCAGCCACCCCGTGGAGCTCTGGGCCTGTGAGCTGGGCAACCGAGGCTCCAAGAACCTTTCCCAAAGCCCAG GAGCTGTGCCCTGGGCCCTGGTTGCCTGGCGGGCCCTGGGACCACAGCTCCTCGGCTCCTGCAGTGAGCTGGTGACTCACCCTCGCCCTGCAGCACCCCTCTCTCCTCGTGGACCCCCCACTCAGAGTCAACAGACCCA GCACTCGGTGGAGCCCCaagccccctcctgccccccactGCCAGCAGCCCCTGTCCCCGCCTCTATCCCCTCCAGTCCCCAGGCCTCTTCCCTCTCTGGCCCCAGCCCAGCATCCAGTCGCCTGTCCAGCTCGTCACTGTCGTCCCTGGGGGATGATCAGGACAGTGTGCTGACCCCTGAGGAGGTGGCGCTGTGCCTGGAGCTCAGTGAGGGTGAGGAGACCCCCAG GAACAGTGTCTCTCCAATGCCAAGGACTCCTTCACCCCCCATCACCTATGGCTACATCAGCGTCCCGACAGCCTCGGAGCTAGCGGACATGGGCAGgcctggaggaggggtggggtccGAGGTGAGGGGCTTGCTGTGCCCACCTCGGCCCTGCCCCACACCCACGCCCAGCGAGGGCTCCTTGGCCAACGGCTGGGGCTCAGCCTCTGAGGACAACGCCCCCAGCGCCAGAGCCAGCCTGGTCAGCTCCTCTGACGGCTCCTTCCTCGCCGACGCCCACTTCGCCCGGGCCCTGGCCGTGGCTGCGGACAGCTTTGGCTTTGGTCTGGAGCCCAGGGAGGCAGACTGCGTCTTCACAG